AGAACCCATCATGACTCGTCCTCGTGCAGGACACCAACAGTATGTTAACAGTTAATttatcaagagaaaagaaaatagaattagTGAAGCAAATGAATCTGGTCATCTCACAATATGATAGATTGGCTTGACAAAATATGTCGGGTTTGGTTAAAAAATGGAGAAATTGATAATTTCTTTGTCTGGTTAGATCAATTAATCTTGAtccaaatttttaaatattggaTCTTGGCCTACCTTGGAACTCATCTAATCGTACGTTCTACTCTAAATACGGTGCATGCCATCTTTTGCATAGGTATATCCTGCAACCAACCATGGTAGGAGCCAAAAGAATGTCCATCGTGCAGAAGTCCTACTTTTGtctttaaaagagaaaaaaaataatcagaaaataataaaatattttctttcttatgtcaaatttttataaaaaatatgtcaCATCCAAAATCTAGCATCTGGATCGGATACTGATGACTGTAATATAGGATCTAAAGAATATATCAGGCCTGCTTTTTTTCTCAGCTCATTAGTTTAATTCAGATAGTGATGAAAgcaaatcaataatttttatttaaataaaatatagttcattaatatctcatcataattaagatcaaaatatttattcaaaaataaattaaacgAAATCCTCTAAAATCTTATGCTCCTTACTGCTCAGTACCAAGcccaatagaattttttgaatctgaaaaaaatagaaaagaggggATGAGCTTTGCAGGCTCAATAAGTTTTCAATATCTCTGAGGGATCAAGCataactaattttaaaatataataatttaacaataatatataacaatataattttttttgtaaaatataccatgcatatttgtaaaaaattcaaaaatcctCTTTCAATTTTTAGTGACTACGCAACGATCAACCACGTGACAAGGCTTGAAAGAAACTGACCCCTGAATAATAAATACGTAACGCATTAACATATACCAGCGATCAGTCCCGACTGGCTAGATCTGAAAGAAACTAGCTCTAATTCACTCAGCCATGATTAGTTTTGTAACGAGGCAAAAAGACTAGTTTTAAAATACATACATACGACTTATCAATATGTGCCAGTGATCAGCACTGACCGGTTAGATTTGAAAGAATTGTTCTGCCAGCGATCAGCTCCGATTGGCTAGGTGCAGAAGAAATATGTTTCTGATGTGTGGCCAATATCAGTCTTATTGGCTAGATCCGAATCATAATCaaattagagaatttttttttctcataatttcacTGCAACCAATTTCTCATAAGCAATCATACTTAATTTCATAACAGTATCAACTCAAATTTTCATATCCTCAAAACAAtaacaaaataattttcaaatattcatataaagATAaacatgtataatttttttttagaaattatacaatattaaaacaaaaaattatcttttNNNNNNNNNNNNNNNNNNNNNNNNNNNNNNNNNNNNNNNNNNNNNNNNNNNNNNNNNNNNNNNNNNNNNNNNNNNNNNNNNNNNNNNNNNNNNNNNNNNNATGCAGCTCTTGCAGCTCTCTCTTTTGCTTTTGCAGCTTCTAACTTTTCCCGGTATTCATTACAAGTTGCCTGAAAAAAATGTGACAGTTCAAGCATAACTGGATAAAAATGAAATAACAAATTCAAAAGCATAGCATGACATCTGTAAGCATTCACTACCTTTTTCTTATGAACTGCAACTCCAATAGAATCCCTGCTTCGCGTCTTCTCTTCTAGTTCTAATTGAGCATGCTTTATTTGCGCCCATAGCTCATCATCGGTGAATCTAGGGACTCTAATTATGTAACATGGCTGCCATTTGACCACCTGTGTATCCACCTTCTCTCCCTCAAGAGTTGAGCCACTAGGATCCTCTGGTTGAGCCTGGATCTCTTTGACAGCTTCAACTTcctcatgaataggttctttgtTATCATCCTTTCCTGTAGCTTCATTACCTTTAACAGTGCTGGCCAAACATTCACCAACCTTTGCAGAGCCATTGTCAATCTCGGGTTCTGATTTCATTGCAACAGCATGATTAGTACAAACATCTTTCTCAATTTCCATAACACTGCAAACTTTAGTCTCTAGCCCTGTATCATTCTTGGAACAAATCACCGTCCTTTCTTTACTTTGATCCAGAACGTTTTGAACTTCAACTTCACTCTTAGTGGATGCATCTATCAGTTCTGGTTCAAGATCTGCACCACTCACGGCACTTGATGGTCCCGGCTCATCCGCACTGAAAATGCCTGTTTCAGTTTCTGAGGGGCTGGCTTCACCATTCTCCGCAGATTTATTGCTCACTTCAACTTCTTTCACCAATTCCTGGTCACCAACATGACAAGCACTTGAGTTTTTTGAACTTTCCAGATGAGCACTTGACTCAGCTTCTTTCACCCTGGCATCAAGGTGACAGATAGAGCTGGCTTCATGATTTTCAGGAGATTCACTGCTGTCCGCTGTTTGTAACTTGGTTCCGCATTGACCCTCAGATGCCGTTGCATTTTCAGAGGAGCATTCATCTGCTGGACCTTCTTCAGCTACAGTTGACAGCATCACTTCTTCATGCTCAAGAGAAAGAGATTCAGATGCCGTTGCATTTTCAGAGGAGCATTTATCTGCTGGACCTTCTTCAGCTACAGCTGACAGCCTCACCTCTTCATGCTCAAGAGGAAGAGATTCAGATGTTGTGGTGTCCCTGACCACACTCTCAGGCTTCTGTTTGTCTCCTACTTTGTCAATTGCTTCTGGTTCAGCTTGGTTGCCAGCCTCTCCAGCAGTCTCAGTCTCCAGCTTTTCTTCCACATGGACAACTACTTCCAATTGCTCTTGGTCATTCTTATCTGTCGACACCATCTGGGCCTCCTGTGTCTCCCTTGCAACAGCTGATTCAGCTTCCACTCGATCACCAGTGCTGCTGGCGACAGTCAAAGTGTCCTGCTTCTCTACTTCACCAGTCTCCACCACTTGCCTGTCTTCTACGTCAGTAGCTGATTCCAATTCAGCTTGGTGGTTGGTTTCTGTAACTATGGTATCAGGTTCTTGCCTTTCTTCGACTTCAACAGCGAATTCTGATCTAATTTGGTCATCGGTCTCTGTCATTGTGAGCTTCTCTTTATCCACTGATTCTGGTTCTACCTGGAGGTCGGAATCTATAGCGACAGTCTCCTTCTTCTGTTCTCCTTCTAATTCTACATCATTGTTAACCATACCATTATTACTCTCCAATTCACCTTGACCATTAACTTCCTTCTCCTTTCTCTCCTCCACCTCCGCTGCAGTATTTGTCTCAGATTCCATATTTTCCTCCTTCGCACCACTCATCGCCGCCAcatctttttgttcttccacGCCGGTCTCAGAATTCACCACAGAATAAACACCCTCATGATCCTCTCCCTTCTCTCCACCCATTTCCCCATCTCCGGCCGCCACCTCCCCCGCTGAGGGACCTACATTCGCCGGCGGCCCGCCGCTCTCCTCGGTCTCCACCGGCACCGCTTTCCCACCCACATCGAGATCCCTCTCGGCCGGATCATCCGAATCCTCGTTCACCATCACGAACGAACCCTCGCTCTCATCCCTCCGCTCTCCTCCCCCTCCCGAGGTCCAATGCCGTTATAATCTTCTTTGCCCTTCCGATCTTTTCTCCAACACCACTGCCGAGCCGGCCCTCCCCTCGAATTCCACCTTCTGTCCCTCGCATCCACCATTATACTCCTTCGTATCCGCCGTCATTGCTCAAACTCAGATCGAACAACGCAAAAATCACCCAGAAAACCCAccgaaaaaacaacaacaacggcGGAATCGACGCGGAAAAGATCGAGTAGATAATATCAGATCTTTCAAGATCAGAGGAGAACTTACGGTTCCCGGTCGATGCCGGTGACGGCGACGCCGATTCCCCACGAAATCGAAGCCGGAGATTCCGAATTCGAGATCCGCACCACGGGATCTCGAGCTCCCGGCAGCCGGATCGAAAGCAATCAAATCCGTCTTCCCTTCTCTTCCCGTCCTCCCTTCTCTTGTCTCCTTCCAACTACGTAGGGTTGGGGTCTGAAGAGGAGGCGATCAAGATCGAAATCGAGACCGACACGGAGAGAGAAAGGCCGGGGAGAGATTTAAAAGCTGGAGCTGCTATCGTTTGAATACGACGAACTGTTCAAGATATttaattttgtttctttttttaaataataatatttttaaaaacagGTTTCTTTATGAGACAAGTCTGACCACTATTCCATTTTTACGTTAGAAAACCGTTTTATAGCAGAGGAGGATAAGATTGGTAAAGAGGGAAGAGGGAGGGAAGGAACGCGGTTTCGGGATATTTCTTGCCGTTTCGGTGCTATCTTAAGCCGGGATTGGGGGCGGTGGATCCGGTCCACTGCCACTACGTCGGGTAGCACCGTCGTGCCGTTGGATTGCGTCGTGGGGGCAACACGTGGTCTCCCTGCCGTCTGTTCCGTATTCAGCATTCGGTGGCCGAACACAGATCTCATCAAGCCCATCGCAGAGGCCAAACAGGTCTATACTAGAGTTGGTAAAATATAATTTGATCTATCAATTTGATTTATATTCgatccatcataaataaattttaatttaaattaaataaatttaaattataaataaatcaatctatctaattcatttaataaatagatcagatttgaattttaaatatctgatccgtttaactcatttaatattcagatcagattgagtcagataatctatttaacctgtttaatctatttaacctatttcagacccatttaattcgatctgtttaatttatttaatctatttaagatccatctaacatgtttaaaatatatttaacctgtttctgatctatttaatctgatctgtttaatctatttaattcgtTTAAcgtaatttgatttatttaataaatgagttaaaCAGGTCGGATcgaattatctgtttaataaacagatcggattcatgtttgaatttttgatccgtttaataaatagatcatgtttggattgatgattttctgatccgatctATTTATATTCCGATCTATTTATGATCCAATCCGACTCGATTGTCACCCTTAGTTTATACTCCCATCGTGGGCGCAATACACAGACACAGTGGACTTTCGAATTCGTGCTGTGTAAACACGAATATTGAAGTCTGAGGTGCATCAGAGATGACAAGGAGATGAACTCAATTTTGTGCTGTGTGGTTGATCTAAATTGGGGCCCTTCACCTTTATTACATGTATAGGGTTGGACTGGCTTGTCAGCTTCTGGAAGGGGCATGGCTTGGAGGGTCGCTCTTTCTTTCTGTGGTGGTGGGGATGGGTGGCAGCCATTGTTGGCATAAATGCACTACTTCATGGCTTTTGTGCTAGCTCCTTCATACTACCACCAACCATAGGAAGAGAGAGCAGGATTTCTTCCCTACAAAGGAGTTCTTACCCGTGAAATAGATTTATTAATGACCTTGAAAGTATTGGGTTGCACTAACAGTAAATAAGGGAGATTGTACCATCATGTCTCTGGAAGCTAACATAGGTTGTCAGGTGTCCATTTCAAGGTCAAGTAGCTACCTGACGGGAGGAATCTAGGTCAAAATTTGTAAAACTTttcattttaattcaatattttttaatctttagattttttcttgtagtgtttgGTTGGCATATATTTGATCATAGACTAGAACTAATATCGAGTATCTGGTACATTTCTACGATCTAATTCTAATAGATTTCTAGAACCTGTGCCTCCTGTCattcaaacatattcaagaaagaGTTGCTTTTTTTGGGTAAATTGGCTAAATTAAACTAAATGAAATAAATGTATTTGTgggaattagaaaaaaaaaatattaaaaaattaagttagaagATATGCTATGGAATCCTATAATTGATTTGGGAGATTGCCAAATGAAAAGGGACCTTTTCTATGTGACAACATTTTGCACCTAAGAAGGGTCAATAGAACATGGGGCCATCGTTTGCATCAATTTGTCATATCCGATTAAGTCACTTTCTCTAGTACAGTCTAAAGATAAGGTGGGGTCATTGATTCATATTATAACCGACCAACTAAGGACGTAGCGTATTGGCCATGACTTATATTAAATAAATCTACATCTAGCAACAGATTGATGGGGCTCCTCCAAGAAGCAACATGATTCCATCTCTCTCTCACCTATTTTCATGTAACAAGTTGAAGATTTCGTgctcaaataaacatcctaagcCATATCCTTGTCTCCCAAATGTTGCTTTCTCTGAGcttttctttccaagatagctggATGACATGCAGTTAAGCATAAATTTTACATCGTTTTTCATGTCACGATGGAAAAATCCATGCACCTAGATGATTATCGTAGCGTGTTGGCGATGagttaaattaaataaatcaacAACTACTAAGAGATTGATAGGGCCCCTCCAAGAGGTAACCTGATGACATCCTTCTCTTAGCTCTTTGGTATAATAAGTCAAGATTTGATGCTCCAATAAGAACACCTAAGCCATGTCCTCGTCTCCCAAATATTGTTTTCTCCTTGCTTTCTTTCAAAGATAGCTGGATAACATGCAGTTGAACAAAAACTTTGCATCATTCTCCATGTCATGATGGAAAAATCCATGCACCACCAGACGATGAAATCATTTCATGCACGACGGCCGGTCAGGCAAAAATTTTGCATCATTTTCCTTGTCTCCCAAATATTGCTTTTTCTCCTTACTTTTCTTTTAAAGATGGCTGGATAACATGCAGTTTAGCAAAAAATTTTCTCCATTTTTTCCATGTTATGATGGAAAAGTCCATGCACCGCTGGATGATGAAATCATTTCATGCACGATGACCATTTCTTGATCATCAAACCTACTCATCATCTTGTCTTTACATCAATGAGGTTGGTTATGATCCTCTACAATCCTGATCGTGGAAGTTTTCAACAAATGGAAGCCTTGGTTGCTTTGATCTGAAGAAGTGTTCAGAGATCATATCTTATGACCATTAAAGGGTGGGTGGGTTAGTTGTTGCCCTTCATCAATTGGAGAAGAGGACTATTCTTCTATCACTGTCACATTTGATGCGTGGTTCCATTTCCACTATGGACTGGTTCAGCTTTGGTCAATTATTTGTAAAGGACTAGAGGTAATATCTTTCACCTACTCCACCTCTTTTCAATTCCAGGACTAGAACTTTTGTTCCTTTTTGTGATTAGATTAAGTAACCGACTCACATGCCATTTCGTCCCAGCCGTGGTAACTATATTACCTTTTTACCATGGTAATTTCTGATTTCAAAACTACAACTTCCATTCCTTTTCATCCAAAATTGACATGGCAAGTGATGGATGTTTGGGATTATAAAGAAGAATGCAGCATTTCCGATATAATTTAGTGCATGAGAAGGCATTGGACAAAGGAACAACAAAAAAAGACTGCACCATCACCAATTAATGTCAGCTGCTTAATGAttaataaaaatttcattgtaaaatCATCAATCGTCAGAAAAGTTTGGAAAATCTATAATATCGTACTATAATCTAAGAACACGGAGAAGAATTCCAAGAATATTCTTCCTACGGTAATTTGGAAAATATTGTGACTATATCATAATGAACTTTCATTAGAGGCAGTCTTGCATTTGGAAACAAGCCTCAAAAAATGATCAAGGTCACAACTAATGGGACAAAAGAGGCATTCAATTTTCCAGAGTTTCTACCTTATCAAAATTACTATGCCATCCAAGGATGTTGAAAGGTCTGCAAATACAATATCTTATAGGGTATAAGAGCCCCTATAATGGCTTAGAACTTCTTTTGTCCCTTGAAGAATAGGGTTCTGAAAATGTGAGAGTAGGAATCTCTTGGAAGAAAAGTTCAGATTGCTAGTGATTGATGAAAGACAGGCCTCCCCATTCTCAGCATGTAAGGTGAATTAGGCCGGCCATAACGGTCTAATTCTAAACCAAACATAGTCAAAAATTAAGTCTTTAAATAGTCATTATCAAGAATGCGTATCTTTTTTAATCCTCAACTTAGACGGAGAAGGCAAGTTATCGGTCTCTATCGATTGCCAATTGGCGAGACTGCTGCTGTCCTAGCATTTGTGGTTCCTATATTTACATAAATCAAAGTCATATAATTGATGCGGTAACGTCTATACTACCAACAAAATTGAATAAAATGGATGCGAAAGCGACCAGCATATGAAACATGGTGACGCATAATGTTTTCATAATATCCATGTTCCCTGCATAAATAAACACATGATGCTCAGCTGA
The DNA window shown above is from Elaeis guineensis isolate ETL-2024a chromosome 8, EG11, whole genome shotgun sequence and carries:
- the LOC105049374 gene encoding LOW QUALITY PROTEIN: uncharacterized protein (The sequence of the model RefSeq protein was modified relative to this genomic sequence to represent the inferred CDS: deleted 3 bases in 2 codons; added 139 bases not found in genome assembly): MTADTKEYNGGCEGQKVEFEGRAGSAVVLEKDRKGKEDYNGIGPREGEESGGMREGSFVMVNEDSDDPAERDLDVGGKAVPVETEESGGPPANVGPSAGEVAAGDGEMGGEKGEDHEGVYSVVNSETGVEEQKDVAAMSGAKEENMESETNTAAEVEERKEKEVNGQGELESNNGMVNNDVELEGEQKKETVAIDSDLQVEPESVDKEKLTMTETDDQIRSEFAVEVEERQEPDTIVTETNHQAELESATDVEDRQVVETGEVEKQDTLTVASSTGDRVEAESAVARETQEAQMVSTDKNDQEQLEVVVHVEEKLETETAGEAGNQAEPEAIDKVGDKQKPESVVRDTTTSESLPLEHEEVRLSAVAEEGPADKCSSENATASESLSLEHEEVMLSTVAEEGPADECSSENATASEGQCGTKLQTADSSESPENHEASSICHLDARVKEAESSAHLESSKNSSACHVGDQELVKEVEVSNKSAENGEASPSETETGIFSADEPGPSSAVSGADLEPELIDASTKSEVEVQNVLDQSKERTVICSKNDTGLETKVCSVMEIEKDVCTNHAVAMKSEPEIDNGSAKVGECLASTVKGNEATGKDDNKEPIHEEVEAVKEIQAQPEDPSGSTLEGEKVDTQVVKWQPCYIIRVPRFTDDELWAQIKHAQLELEEKTRSRDSIGVAVHKKKATCNEYREKLETAKAKEKAVRAAYSAKRQEIESVQSMLNKIRNATSIEEIDNKIEAMDHEFQHSTMGLKEEKQHLHNIKQLRHLREQLSSIMGPKSEIDMAFDQRDQIEEQFKTLKKELDSLKADLSEAEINGKEVRKEYDDEVQHLRDVQQQFRTADEIRQKAYGHWRNLKNESMEKSKYFHMYKNDQRAAANYITSGDREGLQLHCSKQVEKIMELWNNNDEFRMQYMKSNRNSTLRRLRTLDGRSLGPNEEPPALRTTIDKSSSFASNLSNIKPPVPIVAAEAKPGNFGTLAPPKEESFPALQAAQTRHSSKSKKSMKPMLKETIMAAIADREEVEPAPKEKSRTKEEEERARKAEELARKEEELRKKKAEAEMKERLRLEQKEKAKEAEERKRRKAEKAQARAEYRAQKEAELREKKKLKKEKKKGSPLSDTTNGGAEDGASAADSSPPENVPEPGARAVGASKRTSRPSLAAKHYSKIQPLPMPLRNRGKRKMRAWMWVLLTTLLVLALFLAGNYISFSLRLPQFGF